From Cricetulus griseus strain 17A/GY chromosome 1 unlocalized genomic scaffold, alternate assembly CriGri-PICRH-1.0 chr1_0, whole genome shotgun sequence, a single genomic window includes:
- the Gli1 gene encoding zinc finger protein GLI1 isoform X7, which yields MSHQKGTSPSYGVQPCVPQDSTRGAMMLHPQSRRPRQTCQKLKSELDMLVGKCPEEPLEGDMSSPNSTGTQDPLLGMLDGREDLEEKPEPESVYETDCRWDGCSQEFDSQEQLVHHINSEHIHGERKEFVCHWGGCSRELRPFKAQYMLVVHMRRHTGEKPHKCTFEGCRKSYSRLENLKTHLRSHTGEKPYMCEHEGCSKAFSNASDRAKHQNRTHSNEKPYVCKLPGCTKRYTDPSSLRKHVKTVHGPDAHVTKRHRGDGPLPRAPSLSTVEPKREREGGPIREESRLTVPEGAMKPQQSPGAQSSCSSDHSPAGSAANTDSGVEMTGNAGGSTEDLSSLDEGPCVAGTGLSTLHRLENLRLDQLHQLRPLGSRGLKLPSLTHAGTPVSRRLGPPGSLDHRSSSSSSISSAYTVSRRSSLASPFPPGSPPENGVSSLPGLTPAQHYMLRARYASARGSGTPPTAAHSLDRMGHLPVPSWRSRAEYPGYNPNAGVTRRASDPAGAADHPAPARVQRFKSLGCVHTPPSAATGRNFDPHLPTSVYSPQPPSITENVAMDTRGLQEEPEVGASVMGNGLNQYMGFPSADSLGYGGPEGAAAEPYEARGPGSLALGPGPLTSYGPSHCPQQVSYPDPTPETWSEFPSHSGMYPGTKAPTGAYIQCPRLEHYGQVQVKPEQGCLVGSNSTGLAPCLNAHPTEGSPGPQPSFSHYSQPPPPQYPQSGPYPRPPHDYLPSEHRPGLDFDSPSHSEGQLKAQLVCNYVQSQQELLWEGKGRGGLPNQELPYQSSKFLGGSQANQSPVKGPAAAYGSGFAPALASHKPGSFPAPSPCHETFTVGINRPSHRPAAVPPRLLPPLPSCYGPLKVGGANPSCGHPEVGRLGAGPALYPPPEGQVSNPLDSLDLDSTQLDFVAILDEAQGLSPPPSHEQGDSSKNTPPPSGTPNMAVGNMSVLLGSLPGETQFLNSST from the exons ATGAGTCACCAAAAAGGGACTTCGCCTTCCTATGGAGTCCAGCCCTGTGTTCCACAAGACTCTACTCGGGGTGCAATGATGCTGCATCCTCAGTCCCGGAGACCACGTCAGACCTGCCAG AAGCTGAAGTCAGAGCTGGACATGCTGGTAGGCAAATGCCCAGAGGAGCCGTTGGAAGGGGACATGTCTAGCCCCAACTCCACAGGCACACAG GATCCCCTGCTTGGGATGCTTGATGGGCGGGAGGACCTGGAGGAGAAACCTGAGCCTGAATCTGTGTATGAGACTGACTGCCGCTGGGATGGCTGCAGCCAGGAGTTTGACTCCCAGGAGCAGCTGGTGCAT CATATCAACAGTGAACATATCCATGGGGAGCGGAAGGAGTTCGTGTGCCATTGGGGGGGCTGCTCCAGGGAGCTGAGACCCTTCAAAGCCCAGTACATGCTGGTGGTGCACATGCGTAGACACACGGGCGAGAAGCCGCACAAGTGCACG TTTGAAGGTTGTCGGAAGTCATATTCCCGCCTTGAAAACCTTAAGACGCACCTTCGGTCACACACCGGTGAAAAGCCTTACATGTGTGAGCATGAAGGCTGCAGCAAGGCCTTCAGCAATGCCAGTGACCGCGCCAAGCACCAGAATCGGACGCACTCCAATGAG AAGCCGTATGTATGCAAGCTGCCTGGCTGCACCAAGCGCTACACGGATCCCAGCTCACTCCGCAAACATGTCAAGACGGTGCATGGTCCTGATGCCCACGTGACCAAGAGGCATCGAGGGGACGGCCCTTTGCCACGGGCACCGTCCCTTTCCACGGTGGAGCCCAAgcgggaaagggaaggagggccCATCAGGGAAGAGAGCAGATTGACTGTGCCCGAGGGTGCCATG AAACCACAGCAGAGCCCCGGAGCACAGTCCTCCTGCAGCAGTGACCACTCCCCAGCAGGCAGTGCAGCCAATACCGACAGCGGTGTGGAGATGACTGGCAACGCAGGGGGCAGCACTGAGGACCTGTCCAGCTTGGATGAAGGACCTTGTGTTGCTGGCACTGGACTTTCCACACTTCACCGCCTGGAGAACCTCAGGCTGGATCAGCTGCATCAGCTCCGGCCATTAGGGTCCCGGGGTCTCAAACTGCCCAGTTTAACCCATGCTG GCACACCGGTGTCTCGCCGGCTGGGTCCCCCGGGCTCCCTCGACCACCGCAGCAGCAGTTCTAGCAGCATCAGTTCCGCTTACACGGTCAGCCGCCGCTCCTCCCTGGCCTCCCCTTTCCCACCTGGATCCCCACCAGAGAATGGGGTGTCCTCCCTACCTGGCCTCACGCCTGCCCAGCACTACATGCTCCGTGCCAGATACGCTTCAGCCAGGGGGAGTGGTACCCCACCCACTGCGGCACACAGCCTGGATCGGATGGGGCATCTTCCTGTACCTTCTTGGAGAAGCCGAGCTGAGTACCCAGGATACAACCCCAATGCAGGGGTCACCCGGAGGGCCAGTGACCCAGCCGGGGCTGCTGACCACCCAGCTCCAGCCAGAGTCCAGCGGTTTAAGAGCTTGGGATGTGTCCACACGCCCCCTAGCGCGGCAACGGGAAGGAACTTCGACCCCCACCTTCCTACCTCTGTCTATTCACCACAGCCTCCCAGTATCACTGAGAATGTTGCTATGGACACTAGAGGGCTTCAGGAGGAGCCAGAGGTTGGGGCGTCTGTGATGGGCAATGGTCTGAACCAGTACATGGGTTTTCCATCTGCTGACTCGCTGGGATACGGGGGACCTGAGGGAGCGGCGGCTGAGCCCTATGAGGCTAGGGGTCCCGGGTCCCTGGCTCTTGGGCCTGGTCCACTGACCAGCTATGGCCCTAGCCACTGTCCCCAGCAGGTCTCCTATCCTGATCCTACCCCAGAAACATGGAGTGAGTTTCCTTCCCATTCTGGGATGTATCCTGGCACTAAGGCTCCAACTGGAGCCTATATCCAGTGTCCTCGACTTGAACATTATGGACAAGTGCAGGTAAAACCAGAACAAGGGTGCCTGGTGGGGTCTAACTCCACCGGACTGGCACCCTGCCTCAATGCCCACCCCACAGAGGGGTCCCCAGGCCCGCAACCTTCATTTTCCCATTACTCCCAACCCCCTCCTCCCCAGTATCCCCAGTCAGGTCCCTACCCTCGGCCTCCCCATGATTATCTCCCGTCAGAACACAGGCCTGGCCTTGATTTTgactccccttctcattctgaaGGACAGCTCAAAGCTCAGCTTGTGTGTAATTACGTTCAGTCGCAGCAGGAGTTGCTGTGGGAGGGCAAGGGCCGGGGAGGGCTCCCCAACCAGGAACTTCCATATCAGAGCTCCAAGTTTCTGGGGGGTTCCCAAGCTAATCAGAGCCCTGTCAAGGGTCCAGCAGCTGCCTACGGATCTGGCTTTGCACCTGCTCTGGCCAGTCACAAGCCCGGCTCCTTTCCGGCCCCTTCGCCATGCCATGAGACTTTTACAGTGGGTATAAACAGGCCTTCCCATAGGCCAGCAGCAGTGCCACCCAGGCTTCTGCCCCCATTGCCTTCTTGCTATGGACCTCTCAAGGTAGGGGGCGCCAACCCCAGCTGTGGCCATCCTGAAGTGGGCAGATTGGGAGCAGGCCCTGCCTTGTACCCTCCCCCTGAAGGGCAGGTGTCCAACCCTCTGGATTCTCTTGACCTGGACAGCACTCAGCTGGACTTCGTGGCTATTCTGGATGAGGCCCAGGGGTTGAGTCCTCCTCCTTCCCACGAGCAAGGGGACAGCTCTAAAAATACCCCACCTCCCTCTGGGACCCCCAACATGGCAGTGGGTAACATGAGTGTCTTACTGGGGTCTCTGCCGGGAGAGACACAATTCCTCAACTCTAGTACCTAA